Proteins from a single region of Mus pahari chromosome 2, PAHARI_EIJ_v1.1, whole genome shotgun sequence:
- the LOC110316830 gene encoding uncharacterized protein LOC110316830 has protein sequence MSDCMIKAEAFSCSTPAHACSRLLTPVHACSCLLMPAHACSRLLTPVHACSCLLMPAHACSCLLMPVHACSRLLMPAHACSCLLTLSHACTLPRSEDLDTFRVHFCAGWKKALESINSRLQLVMKSGKCVLGYKQTLKMIKQGKAKLIILTNNCPAWRKSEREYYAMLAKTGVHHYSGNNIELGTTCGKYYRVCTLAIIDPGDSDIVRSMPEQTGEK, from the exons ATGAGCGACTGTATGATAAAAGCTGAAGCCTTTTCCTGCAGCACACCTGCTCATGCCTGCTCACGCCTGCTCACGCCTGTTCATGCCTGCTCATGCCTGCTAATGCCTGCTCACGCCTGCTCACGCCTGCTCACGCCTGTTCATGCCTGCTCATGCCTGCTAATGCCTGCTCACGCCTGCTCATGCCTGCTCATGCCTGTTCATGCCTGTTCACGCCTGCTCATGCCTGCTCACGCCTGCTCATGCCTGCTCACGCTTTCTCATGCTTGCACCCTTCCACGGAGTGAAGACTTGGATACTTTCCGAGTTCACTTTTGTGCTGG atggaaaaaggCTCTGGAGTCGATCAACTCTAGGCTCCAGCTTGTTATGAAAAGTGGAAAGTGTGTGCTGGGGTACAAACAGACACTGAAGATGATCAAACAAGGCAAAGCGAAGTTGATTATTCTCACCAACAATTGCCCAGCTTGGAGGAAATCTGAAAGAGAGTACTATGCTATGTTGGCTAAAACTGGTGTCCATCACTACAGTGGCAATAATATTGAGTTAGGTACAACGTGTGGAAAATACTACAGAGTATGTACACTGGCTATCATTGACCCAGGTGATTCTGATATTGTTAGAAGCATGCCAGAACAGACTGGTGAGAAGTAA